Proteins from a genomic interval of Antedon mediterranea chromosome 5, ecAntMedi1.1, whole genome shotgun sequence:
- the LOC140049196 gene encoding uncharacterized protein translates to MSAKSKNLIVAVNNEDSGTVRQMLEEKENPNMRDLFDRTALMRAVVLEESDMRRLIVRNLINYGADVNLQDKHKRTALMYLCNREDGIDILKIILKACKVDYNIQDEEGNTALMYAIRADNHDALEMLLQVGGKDIDVDRENTEGLFPLYVAASQEDTDFCKMLVEIGGAKRFHNIPDHLMQYLPEIPKELRKFKNPKMASHDRESLSAQNKWTGSRDSDPVLRGGVTSLRNTLGSILSRELVPLYEPNTHGTRSPGVGSIQSFRSTVSDQDAAMLDLARRLAEFEANTIKPAGQSNAPTYITKSGRVIKPNAARDPQYKEIKGKDKGKQSPSSSYSRKRIQQRIANKQKLEN, encoded by the coding sequence ATGAGTGCTAAATCCAAAAATCTGATCGTTGCAGTTAATAAtgaagacagtggaaccgttcGTCAAATGCTCGAGGAAAAGGAGAATCCAAACATGAGAGATCTATTTGACCGCACAGCTTTGATGCGCGCGGTCGTTCTTGAAGAAAGCGACATGAGAAGACTTATTGTACGAAACTTGATAAATTACGGCGCTGATGTAAATCTACAGGATAAGCATAAGCGAACGGCATTGATGTATTTATGTAACCGTGAAGATGGAAtcgatattttaaaaataatattaaaagcaTGTAAAGTCGATTATAACATACAAGACGAAGAAGGTAACACGGCGTTGATGTATGCAATCAGGGCAGATAACCATGACGCTTTAGAGATGCTTTTGCAAGTAGGCGGCAAAGATATAGATGTAGATAGAGAGAACACGGAAGGACTTTTCCCTCTTTACGTCGCGGCTTCTCAAGAGGACACcgatttttgtaaaatgttagtCGAAATCGGAGGAGCAAAACGTTTCCACAACATACCGGATCATTTAATGCAATATCTACCAGAAATACCAAAAGAATTacgaaaatttaaaaatccaaaGATGGCATCACACGACAGGGAATCGTTGTCAGCTCAAAACAAATGGACGGGATCAAGAGATTCGGATCCGGTATTACGCGGTGGTGTGACAAGTCTACGCAATACACTTGGTTCGATACTTTCACGAGAGTTAGTACCATTATATGAACCGAATACCCACGGGACAAGAAGCCCCGGCGTTGGCAGTATTCAGTCGTTTAGAAGTACAGTGAGCGACCAAGACGCTGCGATGCTGGATTTGGCAAGGCGGCTAGCAGAATTTGAAGCAAATACTATAAAACCAGCAGGACAATCAAATGCACCTACGTACATTACAAAGTCGGGTAGGGTCATAAAACCAAATGCAGCCAGAGATCCGCAATACAAGGAAATAAAAGGAAAAGATAAAGGTAAACAATCACCATCTAGCAGTTATAGTCGAAAAAGAATTCAACAAAGAATTgcaaataaacaaaaacttgAGAATTAG